The following proteins are co-located in the Perca fluviatilis chromosome 22, GENO_Pfluv_1.0, whole genome shotgun sequence genome:
- the nom1 gene encoding nucleolar MIF4G domain-containing protein 1, whose product MKGKWKQNSKKKKGNVVLQKYMVAVDEFIKSKSGPEEEENDHGLRFVKKKSRKELRKEKRKMKKAKMKSYYEGKKPISLPVDDGENSAIPADEQQQQQQEEKKKKKKTKKEVSKAQSSSAPTDKSDSSKTPSSSKKGKKINKLQESRKKALLEANEDEDREIKKLERYLGLNKRKNKKSLPQSFVADGLDYILGMLDSGSSAVGMYDDDDDMDMAKDNFKKLDENDSQLSDEEPGDEMASEGSDEYMDSCDDENGVDEEASVVDDDDEVVEEEEEMEAELDESDAADSDDENEEEIVEEADTSASGSKSETVISAAGKYVPPQLRGDGDDKRKAELEKLKRNVKGLVNRLSEPNMASISGQLEELYMSCSRKDMNDTLTEVLLAACVTPSLMPDRLLMEHVLLVSVLHYAVGLEVGANFLETVVRRFDEVYHNSSESKECDNLVAIVSHLYNFQVVHSVLIFDILKLLVGAFTEKDIELVLLVLRNVGFALRKDDALALKELISEGQRKASLMGSKLQDQTRVRFMLETMLALKNNDMRKIPGYDPEPMEKLRKLQRTLIQRRAGGSDMKLRVSLNNLLAAEQVGRWWIVGSSWSGAPMIGEQGNTTSKQTTAEGQFSAKVLELARKQRMNTEVRRNIFCVIMTSEDYLDAFEKLLRMGLKDKQEREIVHVLMDCCLQEKTFNAYYAVLGEKFCSQDRRFQMTFQFSLWDKFRELSNLPSSTFNNLVQLVTHFLQKKCLSLSILKVIEFGELDKPTVRFLRQVLTKLLKDMEPEDLASIFGRISGIPKLGMLREGLKLFISHFLLKNAQSQGPAEQAVMLSERAQVATKAMEAKEAKLKL is encoded by the exons ATGAAGGGCAAATGGAAGCAGAACAGCAAAAAGAAGAAGGGAAATGTTGTGTTACAGAAGTACATGGTGGCAGTGGATGAGTTTATTAAAAGCAAAAGTGGCCCTGAAGAAGAGGAAAATGACCATGGCTTGagatttgtaaaaaagaaaagcagaaaggAGCTGCGCAAAGAAAAGcgaaaaatgaaaaaagccaaaatgaaaagttattatGAGGGTAAGAAGCCCATCAGTTTACCAGTGGATGACGGCGAAAACTCAGCAATACCAGCTgatgaacagcagcagcaacaacaggaggagaagaagaagaagaagaaaacaaagaaagaagtgTCAAAAGCACAGTCTAGTAGTGCTCCTACAGATAAATCAGACAGCTCTAAAACACCATCATCTTCCAAGAAAGGCAAGAAGATTAATAAGCTTCAAGAATCAAGAAAAAAGGCACTTCTGGAGGCAAATGAAGACGAGGACagagaaataaagaaattagAGCGCTACCTGGGATTaaacaagagaaaaaacaagaaaagtcTGCCTCAATCCTTTGTGGCTGATGGACTTGATTACATCCTAGGTATGCTTGACTCTGGCTCATCGGCTGTGGGgatgtatgatgatgatgatgacatggACATGGCTAAGGATAACTTTAAAAAACTTGATGAGAATGACTCTCAGCTGTCAGATGAGGAACCTGGAGATGAGATGGCGAGTGAGGGCAGTGATGAATATATGGACTCATGTGACGATGAAAATGGAGTGGACGAGGAGGCCAgtgttgttgatgatgatgatgaagtggttgaggaggaggaggaaatggaGGCTGAGCTGGATGAGAGTGATGCAGCTGACTCAGACGatgaaaatgaagaagaaaTAGTGGAAGAAGCAGACACTTCGGCATCAGGCTCAAAGTCAGAAACT GTCATCTCTGCAGCAGGCAAATATGTCCCGCCTCAATTGCGAGGCGACGGAGATGATAAACGCAAAGCTGAGCTCGAAAAACTGAAGAGGAATGTGAAAGGTCTGGTGAACAG GCTGAGTGAGCCCAACATGGCATCCATCAGTGGTCAGCTGGAGGAGCTGTACATGAGCTGCAGCAGGAAGGACATGAATGATACCCTAACGGAGGTGCTACTAGCGGCCTGCGTCACCCCGTCCCTGATGCCTGACAGACTACTGATGGAGCACGTCCTGCTTGTCAGCGTCCTCCATTACGCCGTTGGGTTAGAG GTGGGAGCCAATTTTCTGGAGACAGTCGTGCGAAGGTTTGACGAGGTGTACCACAACTCGTCTGAAAGCAAGGAATGCGACAACTTGGTCGCCATTGTCAGTCACCTCTATAACTTCCAGGTGGTGCATTCTGTCCTCATCTTCGACATCCTAAAACTTTTGGTCGGAGCTTTTACAGAGAAGGACATTGAACTAGTTTTGTTAGTGCTGAGGAATGTCGGTTTCGCCCTGAGGAAGGACGACGCTCTTGCTCTCAAGGAGCTTATCTCTGAAGGCCAACGTAAGGCCAGTCTCATGGGCTCGAAGCTTCAGGATCAGACAAGG GTGCGTTTCATGCTGGAAACCATGCTGGCTTTGAAGAACAATGATATGCGGAAGATCCCAGGCTACGATCCTGAGCCTATGGAGAAACTGAGGAAGTTGCAGAGGACTCTG ATCCAGCGGCGTGCAGGAGGCAGTGACATGAAACTGAGGGTCTCCCTGAACAATCTCCTGGCAGCAGAGCAAGTGGGCCGCTGGTGGATCGTCGGCTCCTCGTGGAGCGGAGCGCCCATGATCGGCGAACAAGGAAACACAACCTCAAAACAGACCACTGCTGAAGGACAG tttagtgcCAAAGTCTTAGAGCTGGCTAGGAAACAGCGGATGAACACTGAGGTCAGAAGAAACATCTTCTGTGTGATAATGACCAGTGAAGATTACCTGGATGCCTTTGAGAAACTGCTCAG GATGGGCCTAAAGGacaagcaggagagagagattgttcATGTTCTGATGGACTGCTGTCTGCAGGAGAAAACCTTCAATGCCTATTACGCTGTACTGGGAGAAAAATTCTGCTCCCAGGATCGCCGCTTCCAG ATGACTTTCCAGTTCAGCCTATGGGACAAGTTCAGGGAGCTGTCCAACCTTCCCAGCAGCACTTTTAACAACCTGGTTCAGCTGGTTACCCACTTCCTTCAGAAGAAGTGCCTCTCACTCTCCATACTCAAA gTAATAGAGTTCGGGGAGCTAGATAAGCCCACCGTGCGATTCTTGCGTCAGGTGCTCACCAAACTGCTAAAAGACATGGAGCCTGAGGACCTAGCCAGCATATTTGGAAG GATTTCAGGAATTCCCAAGCTAGGAATGCTGCGGGAGGGCTTGAAGCTTTTCATCAGCCACTTCCTGCTGAAGAATGCCCAGTCACAGGGACCAGCTGAGCAAGCAGTAATGCTGTCAGAACGCGCCCAGGTCGCCACCAAAGCCATGGAGGCCAAAGAGGCCAAGCTCAAACTgtaa